ACTTAAAATCCTTTCTAGATGTTTTCCCCAAAAGTGtttctgaaaattattttggttgtttttatCATTCCTAAAACAAATAccttaaaataatatcttttttttgtagcattttttcaaaaaatttctggGAAAAAGCatgcatttcaaaaaataaacaattttcacAACACACTAGAACATATAAGTTCCAAAAATGCCTAACAAAGCTAAAGACCacaaagagaataaaaaaactgtttgttttttgcGCCTTCAGAAGGGAAATCTTGAGCTAACAACTTTTCTTATTgagaaaacacaaaaaaatctcAAAGTTGAGCTGGATTTTTCTGATAACAGGATTCGTTCAGGTATTTGTGAAAGATGTCGTGTTGCCATCAGAAGAAAAGATGAGGGTAAAAATCCTCCTCTTCCTAGCCTTTACGATTTTAAGAGAATCTCAGTTTGATCGGCTACCAGAGAATCTCCTTATAGTACAGTTTTACACCATCATAAGCATTAATCTCCTGTGTCTAATAGCATAGTCTTTTCTTAGGGCCATCCAGGGCAAGAGAACTCTTTCCTGAGGAGAAAAAGCTAACAGCAATAGATATGCTCAAGGCTCAAAATGAAACTGGACTTTCTAATCGTGTCATGAAAAAACTTGCATCAACAGTAAATCAAGCCACTCCTCATcagattgttgaaaaaaaatttcgtgATAAGTTTGAGTCACTTGAAAGTACTCTTGCAGAACAGTTCACATCAAACCCCATTCAAGAATCGGCAAAGAAAGATTTAATCAGAATTGTTTGTCACTGCAAAGATGTGACTGATATAATCAACCATATttctatatactatatactataaTGAGGAATATTATGTGCTTGGTAATGCTACAAAAAGCTAATTTTTACCTTAAGCTTTTATCACTTAGGGTTCAGggaaacagtttttttgtttttaccaaatgaaaattaataaatatggtgGTCTTAATGAGGTCggtattagtaaaaataaaaaataaataaattaataaccgTCATCTCCCGTGAATTAAGCATTTAAAACTATACTATGTGGACAACATGATCGACTTGTTAATAAGTAGAGTAGAGTGTTAATAATAAGTCAGAAATATTCCTGGAGAACCATTGATCAAAATGGGAATTGATGGTGGAGGTGGCTTTTTGAAAGTATCCTTGGGAGTTATTGAAGCAAACAGAGAGGATTCTTCTCCTACCTCAAAGCGTGTTGCAAAAGACACAGGTGTGAAGCACCCGTTAAGAAAAGTTGAAAAgcgttttgaatttttttgtgcTTTGTGAACTTAACAACTCGAAAAACATCAAGTAATTTTAGTTACTCTAGTGAATACAAGTAAAAATACAaccaattttatataatttgcactaattttaattttaaatatatatatttttttcaatgcaaaTGCTACTAactgcataaattttttaattaataaacacaatatatatatacagtttatTCTAGTTATGTGTTTAACTTTTAACGTTTTGGCAAACCCAAAATGTCAAAAGTTTATcccatttttataattataaattaaatgttgaataactttttttgatataatgtTTTGAcatcaatttttacatttttacgaTCCTGTTATCATAGGCTTACAAACCACATATCCCATTTTCCAGGTCAGCTCTGGGAGCTGATTGTAAATATCATCAATCCAATTTTTGTTATTGGAAATGTATATAGCTTGGTGATGATAACAGCAATCCAGTTATCGTTACCGGAAATTCATATAACTTGGTGATGATACCAACAATCCAGTTATTGTTATCAGAAATGCATATAGCTTGTTCATTAAACCAgcaatccaattttttttattgtataatgcATGTAGCTAACCTTTTTtaatagtaagtttttttaaatgttttttttatatttgaagtgTTATTCTCAAATGCTTAATACATAGTCAAATAGAAATGAAAGGGGGCATGGTAATATTACTTATAATGTAAGgggtgaaaatatttttttaaatccaacaaGGGGTTGTATTTCTTTTTAGTTCAAATAAAAGGAAGATTGATTGAATTCCctctaaattttataactacttctaaaataattttcactaGGACTTAATATGCAAGCTTTATACTATAATGAGGAATATTATGTGCTTGGTAATGCTACAAAAAGCTAATTTTTGCCTTAAGCTTTTATCAATTAGGGTTCAGggaaacagtttttttgtttttaccaaatgaaaattaataaatatggtgGTCTTAATGAGGTCggtattagtaaaaataaaaaataaataaattaataaacgtcACCTCCCGTGAATTAAGCATTAAAAACTATACTATGTGGACAACATGATCGACTTGTTAATAAGTAGAGTAGAGtgttaataataaactatacgATTATGTCGTAATGTATATCGTACagctatacaataaaaatttaactttttatttttagctaacAGTCATTAATTAGTTGCAAGTTCTACGTTTAAATCTGTTATTACAGTCCCGTGCTGCACCACAACTCCAGTGTTTTGTCTAATTTGCTCTAGCTATTTATAAGTAGTTTTAATGTGAATGCTgaatgatttttgaataaaaacatttggaattttgtgtaaaagtttttactgtgtatataacaacaaaataataacttcaGTCCACCTAGTTAGAGTGACGTGGGTCATGACCAGAtaacaaatcaaataaacaatttaaacaaaataatcttttgtCTTAATCATGTTTAACTACCcatttatgacatttttttttttaaacattaaactaGATTTGGCCTTATTTTGAATATGAGGATCATAGCAAACCCAGACAACATGGAAAATtggtttattataaaaaatatttattatttgttatttagatGGTCAGGGAAGAAATACAAATACGACCAAGAAATAACTCATTTTataatagaaatgtttttttctttttttgctgcTGCAATTCATTTAACtctttaaataactatttaaataatttgttttgacaATTCAAAACTGTCCATTTATAACATCTAATATAAGCagatgatttttataaaaaatattgtgacaAAAATAggcagatttttttaaatatgtcgGAATTTTGTGACAAATTGTGTATAAACcctataaataaaacttttctgatgttttggtaaaaaatttatcaaagaacttaaaacaatttattttttcaaatcttttttcttctttttatggAGTAATTTATTAACTAGAAAATGTTAAACTCGATCAACATGtgttataatatttacaataccTGCTTTGCGAGGttgaaaatcataaaaaaatgtatttcttgaaaaattgaattttgatcTCTTTTCGTTGCTTTGATTTTGCGAAACAGCGCATTTGCATAtaattaatgaaagaaaataattataaatacaactaaaaaaaaaattaataaaatttttaaaactgaataataacaactaaattttaaaatataaaaaaaaaaaaaaaaacaatttatatctttctatttatttttttgagcaacCCTTCACAATTTAAGGTGATATCtgtaatatgtaaaatatttaaaaaatattaaatacaaatacatttcaccgtatatagttgttaaaagacCGAAGAACctgaaagaagaaaaaatcatCAGTAACCTTTAATAAATAACACGAGGATACAAGTGTcttgttagaaaaaatcaacCTTAGAAATTTGGATTGTAAAATGGTTTCATAGTTTTGGGCAACGATAAGAAATGGAGAATATCAATCTTAGGTGTAGTTGATTGGAGTCCAACCTGTAAAGTGGTCTTACTTTACATACCTAAGTTGCATTCTGTAATGCAAACAcatcatttaaagtttattaggaAAATGAAGAATCTTTGCTATcttgattttcataaaattgaGCATTACAATGCCTTGTTTTACAATTGGTATTCCAATTGAAGTTTTGCATACCGACTTTCATTCATTCGACATTCGACAATGCCGAAAAGCATTCGACAGAGTATCACACATAAAATTATGTGCTAAAGTTAATGCTTCCGGTATTGTTGGTATGCCTCTTAAATGGATTGAACCATTCTTATCATATAGGAAACAACAGGTAGTGATAGGAAAATGCAAAGCAAATTGGGTTGATGTGTTAAGTGGAGTACCACAGGGTTCTGTACATGGCCCACTCCTTTTCTTGATATTCATAAACGATTTACCAAGCAAACTTCTTAATAAATGTTGTATGTATGCCgatgacaataaaataattgctCCTATTTAAACCGAAGTTGAttcaaaatcatttcaaaatgatataaaaaaacttcatgaATGGTGTGTTGAATGGAAACTGGGTTTGAATTTTGAGAAatgcaaaaaatgcattttggTGTGAGTAATAAAAGATACACTTATTTCATGAAAAATGATGGTgaactaaaagaaattgaaaaatctactcttgaaaaagatttaggtatttttatatcCAAGGATTTGAAATGGGAAAGACAAGTAAAGAATGCTGCCAGTAAAGCAAACAATATGCTTGcaacattaaataatacttttaggtATAAAGATATGTACCTCATGAAAATGCTTTATTGCACGCACATTAGACCTCATTTTGAGTTTGCGATTCAAATGCTTGGAATccctattataaaaaagaaatcaaagaacttgaaaaaattcaaagaagAGCAACTAAATTGATACCAGAATTAAGACATCTGGGATATAATCAAAGactaaaaatataagatttaacaAATTTAGAAGTTCGAAGACTAAGAGGTGACCtaatacaacaatataaattatacaaagGTTTTAAATCTATTGATATGAAAAAAGTCCAGAtacatacaaataaatataaattattcaaaatatttataagctatacaaacaatataaattatacaaagGTTACGCATCTATTGATATGAAGAAAGTCCAGATACATACAAATGCATTCAATCAATACACCAGGTCCAGAATCTAATACTAGAGGTTATAAACATCGTGTTAAATaagagtttgttaaaaaatgtttaagtagACAACACTTCTTTACAAACAGGGTTGTCTTTGGATAGAATAATTTACCGGAATCGGTAGTGGAGTCTACATCAGTCAAAGAGTTTAAATCTAGACTTAAGCTGATTGACTTGCAGATAATATTGAAcaagaaaaatatgttgcaGCAAAATTATTAGACCTATTGTGTTGGCTGTCATAAATATTGCCTGGCGCTCTGTCTCAACAGCCAGTGCCGTAACTAGGCAGGTGCAACAGGTGCACTTGCACAGGGCCTGTAGATGGAACTTTAAACTGACGAAAAATTATTTGttctattattaaatacttctattaattttttttttaatttttttaaatttttttttcctattaagTAGCACTGTATTGTATTTCAATACAGTGCTACTTAATTCTATACTGCAATTCAAAATTTCTATATTCATTTCCAATTCCAAATTGTAATATTTTGGCGCGAATTCAATCAACGATATCTGGTGGGCAATAGAATAAAACGTATTGTATGTGTAGTAATGTggtgaatttaaaaaatgtgtgaagcaatttttatttttaatcaaagcaacataaaaaaacttattgtcaTTATTAATGGCACATTATTAATGAcacattattacaatttataatttccaattagaatttaaaatatactcgtttataaaaacttcgtaagtttgttttatttaaatatagattggttaaaaatagctataaaaaaactaattattaaaccACATCAAgccaattattttattaattacattaaactAAATCATCAGGTAAgctttctaaaataataaaaacttaataaaacactTGAATCGTAAGATAGCGTTGGCAAGCACATATTTCAATTTAccgataaatttttttttacaattttttattttcgataTATCTGGAAATCTAGTAGCTCCAGagataaatcattaatttatatttaatattattatttttttctagtcaaACAATGTCAAAACAATTATCGGGcactcaaaaaagaaaaattaacaagCAAAAACAAGAAGAATGCAAATCAATGTCGCAGCAATTTACTAAATGGCTTAAAAAAAATCCACAAATTGAAGAAACTAATATATCTAGACCTAGTTCTGATTTACAAGATGAAGATGCTGTGCTACAATTGCAACCTATAAGTTTAATTGATCATAATGATATTATTACAAATgtcgaaaataaaaatgtcgAAAGTACAAATGTCGAAAATACATGTACTACTAATgttgaaattgaaaatattgttataaatttgcCATCTATTACACCAAACGTCAATACTATTCCACAAGAAATAATGCTAAATTACAACGACCCAAATTCTTGGCCTGCTATTTCAAACAATGTAATATATTCCCTTGTCAAGCATGGTCCAGAACAAGGCAATAATGTAAACGTTAATACCATTATATCAGCAGACAATACAGGGCGAAAATTTACAAAGGATTGGTTTTATGTGAAACATATTAATGGAGAAATGGTTATAAGAAAATGGCTGTTATATTCTATTAATCAAAACGCAATATTTTGTTTCCCTTGTATTCTTTTTGGCCACAAATCTCATAATATTACAGACCCCCATAAAGGATTCCGTGATTGGCGAAAAACATCTTCATCCTGTTATTCCACAACATGAAAATTCATCTGATCACAGAAACAATTATGTAAAATGGAAAGTGATGGAAACAAATATAAGATCAGGGAACACACTCgatgattatttaattaattcaattaatgaagaaaaaatggGATGGcgtgaaatattaaaattcgtTATAGATGCTATTCTATTCTGCgccaaaaataatattgctcTTAGAGgttcaaatgaaaaaattggAGATCCAAAttgtggaatttttttaaatttgatagaATTTGCTAGCCATTATAATAGAACTTTAAAAGAACgtattgaaaaacataaaaaaggttctgtttcatatttttcacccattattcaaaatgaaataataaaattaattagtgATAAAACTAGAAACGAAATCGTGATAAAACTAGAAACGAAATCATATctagaattaaaaaatcaaaatactacACAATTTTATTCGACTGCACTCCTGATATATCAAAGAACAAATGAGTCAGATGATACGATACGTCCATGTTGATTCTAATGGTAAGGTAATGATCGAAGAAAGCTTCATCGACTTCATTCACTCACATGAAAAAACAGGAGAAGGTTTAAcgactgaaattttaaataaactagaagGTGATAAACTGGATATTAATGATGCCAGAGGACAAGGATATGACAACGGTGCTAATATGGCGAAAAAATACAAAGGAGTCAGAGCGCGTATTTTGGAAATTAATAGTTTGGCAATATTTATACCGTGTGCAGCTCATAACTTAAATTTAGCTGGTGTCCATGCTGGCTCTACATCACCAgaaatgataactttttttgGTACTGTGCAAagattattcaattttttctctTCATCAACAACACGATGGGAAATTTTAATGAAGTCTTTAAAATTGACACTTAAAAGTTTTTCGGACACAAGATGGTCATCAAAAGCCAATGCAATAACATCACTAAGTTTACATCTATCAGAAGTAAAGAAAGGATTGGAATCGATTTCAAATGATTTATCAAATCCAGAAGCTGTATCAAatgcaaaaagtttattgttacTAATTAATTATAGATTTATCTGTATCCTTTCTATGTGGAATAAAATTCTACAATGCATTGACAGAACAAATAAGGCATTACAACGAAAAAGTATATCGATAGACCATGCAGCAAAATTAATTCATGCACTACGTTGTACATTACAAGGACTACGAGAAGCagattttgaacaaaattttcaGAAAGCAAAGAATTTAGCTGAAACAATGAATTTACAGGCTGGATTTCCTGATAAACGcaagaaaaaagttaagaaaatggCAAATTATGAGGCAACAGATGAAGTAAGTAATATGACTCTAGAACATTTGTTCAAAATGCAAATTTACAagatttttgatacttttttgtCTCAACTAGATTGGCGTTATGAGCAACTGCGAACTATCTGCAATGATTTTTCCTTTCTGTATGGTATGTCTTTGGAATCGACCAGcgttttggatttaaaaaagtcGGCTGCAGATTTAGCAATTAAGTATAGCAAAGATTTAAATATGTACCAGTTCACCTGTGAGATACAAAGCTTTAAATTTGAAGCATCGACAATAATACCTAATATTAAAACTGCAACTCCACTAGATATTTTGCAAGTACTTCATGACTTTGGCTTAATTGAGTCTTATCCGAATAATAATATTGCTATCCGGATATTTCTCACTCTTCCAAATACTACTGCGTCGTGTGAGAGAAGTTTTAGTAAATtgaaattgattaaaaattatttaatatctaCTATAAAACAAGAAAGATTATCTAATCTTTCAATAATATCTATTGAATATAACATTGTTAAAGATATTAATTATGACGACGTTATAAATGAATTTGCGCAAATGAAAGCGAGAAAAGtgcaattttaataaagaaatttttaaaaataataaattaaaatatattttttatttacaatttttccaaaaaaaagttaggCTAAGGGGGccgaaaaatgaaattttgcaCAGGGCACTAGAAAAGCTAGTTACGGCGCTGTCAACAGCAtttcaattatatattatattaattgtattatcaatgaacaaaatattttttgttacattcCCTTCACTAATGTTCAGTCTCtcttatttctatttattttttatgtgcaTGTTTAAACAATTAGTTTCGCttacagtttaattttttgctaaaacttttcaaacaatGCTAGTTAAGATTAGtaaagcatatatataaatatatatatatatataatatatatatatatatatatatatatatatatatatatatagtatatatatatatatatatatatatatatatatatatatatatatatatatatatatatatatatatatatatatatatatattatatgtatatgtatatatatatatatatatatatatatatatatatatatatatatatatatatatatatatatatatatatatatatatatatatatatatatatatatatatatatatatatatatatatgtatatacaaccctcggaattaggaaaaataaggtcggcaataatttgttGACCTCAATGtttttgaggtcggcatcaggtcggcaaaaattatttgatacaaaggtctaatcataaaacatagaaacgaggtcagcaattttttgccgatctcaaacactttcaggtaagcagttaggtcggcattcggcaa
This genomic interval from Hydra vulgaris chromosome 01, alternate assembly HydraT2T_AEP contains the following:
- the LOC136074263 gene encoding zinc finger MYM-type protein 1-like is translated as MIEESFIDFIHSHEKTGEGLTTEILNKLEGDKLDINDARGQGYDNGANMAKKYKGVRARILEINSLAIFIPCAAHNLNLAGVHAGSTSPEMITFFGTVQRLFNFFSSSTTRWEILMKSLKLTLKSFSDTRWSSKANAITSLSLHLSEVKKGLESISNDLSNPEAVSNAKSLLLLINYRFICILSMWNKILQCIDRTNKALQRKSISIDHAAKLIHALRCTLQGLREADFEQNFQKAKNLAETMNLQAGFPDKRKKKVKKMANYEATDEVSNMTLEHLFKMQIYKIFDTFLSQLDWRYEQLRTICNDFSFLYGMSLESTSVLDLKKSAADLAIKYSKDLNMYQFTCEIQSFKFEASTIIPNIKTATPLDILQVLHDFGLIESYPNNNIAIRIFLTLPNTTASCERSFSKLKLIKNYLISTIKQERLSNLSIISIEYNIVKDINYDDVINEFAQMKARKVQF
- the LOC136074262 gene encoding uncharacterized protein LOC136074262, with product MHFGVSNKRYTYFMKNDGELKEIEKSTLEKDLGIFISKDLKWERQVKNAASKANNMLATLNNTFSQTMSKQLSGTQKRKINKQKQEECKSMSQQFTKWLKKNPQIEETNISRPSSDLQDEDAVLQLQPISLIDHNDIITNVENKNVESTNVENTCTTNVEIENIVINLPSITPNVNTIPQEIMLNYNDPNSWPAISNNVIYSLVKHGPEQGNNVNVNTIISADNTGRKFTKDWFYVKHINGEMTPIKDSVIGEKHLHPVIPQHENSSDHRNNYVKWKVMETNIRSGNTLDDYLINSINEEKMGWREILKFVIDAILFCAKNNIALRGSNEKIGDPNCGIFLNLIEFASHYNRTLKERIEKHKKGSVSYFSPIIQNEIIKLISDKTRNEIVIKLETKSYLELKNQNTTQFYSTALLIYQRTNESDDTIRPC